TATGAGAAAACTAATATGCTTCCTTAGTATGTTCATTTTAATTACCACAGTGAATGCTAAGGACTATCAACTAAAATCACCTAATCAAAAAATTAATATCACCGTTCATACAAATGGAGAAATTAAATTTTCAGTTGGACATGAACAAAATCTATTCGTAGCACCTACAGTTATTGCAATGGAGCTGAAAAGAGGTCTTAGTTTGGGCGTAAATCCTGTTGTGATTAAAAAATATACCAATAGTGTTAGTAGAGAAATCAGACCTGAAGTTCGTGAGAAGAACGAGATTGTTATTGAAAATTACAATGAGATTAAATTGTCCTTCAAACAAAACTTCGACTTGGTATTCAGAGCCTACGATAACGGGATTGCTTACCGTTTCGAAACCCGTTTCCCTGCTGAGATTACCGTGAAATCGGAAACCGGTAAGTATCATTTCCCTGACAATAAACTGGTATACTGGCCAAAGGAAAAAAGCTTTCATTCAAACAACCAGGTCTATTACGATTTTACTTCACTGGGTGAACTATCTTCAAAAGATCTGGGTTCTTTGCCCGTACTTATGACATCGGAAAATGCGCCAAGCATCTTAATTGGTGAAACCGATCTGGAAGACTACCCGGGCATGTGGTTCAATGGTGCCGAAGGAAACAGTTTGGTTTCTACCTTCCCTGCTTATCCTGACAAGACAGAACAGATTAAAGACAGAGATGTGTTTGTAAGAACCCGCATGAATTATATCGCCAAAACAGAAGGTACGAGAACTTTCCCCTGGCGCTATGTGGCTATTGCTGAAAATGATGGTGACTTAATTACCAACCAATTATCATGGCTACTGGCTGACGAGAATGTGATTAAAGATCCATCGTGGATTAAACCCGGTAAAATTGCCTGGGACTGGTGGAATGCCAACAATATTTACGGGGTCGATTTCCGTGCGGGCATCAACACCGAAACCTATAAGTATTATATCGACTTTGCCGCTGACTATGGTTTGGAATACATCATTATGGACGAGGGTTGGTACGAACTGGGCGATTTATTAAAGATTGTACCTGAAATCGACATGGAAGATCTGACTGCTTATGCCAAAGAAAAAGGTGTGGGTATTATCCTTTGGGTGGTTTGGAAAACGCTTGACGACCAGTTGGAAGTGGCTCTTGATCAATTCCAAAAGTGGGGCATTAAAGGCATTAAAGTCGACTTTATGGATAAGGATGACCAGTGGATGGTGAACTATTACCACAAAATTGCCCGTGAATCGGCTAAGCGTGAGTTATTGGTTGATTTTCATGGTTCGTACAAGCCAGCCGGAATCCGTAGAAAATACCCTAACGTATTGACTCGTGAAGGTGTGAATGGTGGTGAGCAATACAAGTGGAGCATGCGCCAAACGCCTGAACATAACCTGACCACGCCTTTCTCGAGAATGGTAGCAGGCCCTATGGATTATACACCCGGAGCCATGCGTAACGCACAAAAGAAAGATTACAAACCTATTTTCGATACACCTATGAGTATGGGAACCCGTTGCCACCAGCTGGGCATGTATGTGGTTTACGAAAGCCCTTTGCAGATGCTTTGCGACAACCCATCGAACTACAAGAAGGAGCCTGAGTGTATGGAGTTTCTTTCGGCTGTTCCTGCCGTTTGGGACGAAACCAAAGTTCTGAATGCTAAAATAGCTGACTACATCACTCTTGCCCGAAGAACAGGAAAAGAGTGGTATATAGGTGCTATGACCGATTGGGACAAGCGCGAATTAAGCTTTGATCTATCCTTTTTGGCTAAAGGCAAATATAAAATGATCCTGTATCGCGACGGTGACAATGCCGACCGTAATGCCATCGATTATAAGAAAGAGATAAAAACAGTTGATAAAAGCAGCAAATTGAAGATTCACCTTGCACCAGGAGGTGGTTGGGTGGCAAGAATTGTTCCATTGAAATAAGAATATTTTAATCTTAAAAATAAATTGAAAATTTTGGATGATGAGTTATTTTAAAAATAGTAGTCTAATAATTTTACTGATTGTTGCACAAAGTTTTATTGCTTGTAAACAGGAAGCGAAAATAGATGAAAAACCCAATGTTTTATGGATCTGTCTTGAAGATACAGCGCCGCTATTGAGCTGTTACGGTACCACCATAATTGAAACACCCAATATTGATAAACTTGCAAGTAAGGGGGAGATATTTACCAATGCTTTTATGCCTGCGCCGGTTTGCTCCGCGAGTCGTTCAAGTGTTATTACAGGTATGATGTCAACAACATTAGGCCTGCACAATCATCACAGTTCACGAACAGTAGAATCAGCTATATATCTCCCAGATACGATCTCAACCATTCCAGAAATATTCAAGAAAAATGGATATTTCACCTTTAATAATGGAAAGGATGATTATAATTTTACATATGATAGACGAGATTTATATGATCAAGATTATTCATATCATCCATTGTATGGTAAAAGTGGTAAGAGAATTGATCTATCTGTTTTAAAGGATAAAGGGCCATTTTTTGGACAAATACAATTGTATGGAGGTAAGGAGATATTTTCATCTAAGTTTAAGGAGAGAGTAAAGTCTCCTGTAAACAGAGAAAAAATTAAACTTCCTCCGTATTTACCAAATCATCCTGCAATTATAGAAGAGTATGCAAATCATCTTGATGCGATACAAATTACAGATGGTCGACTTGGAGAAATTCTTACTAATCTAAAGGAGAATGGTTTGCTCAATAATACAATTATCTTCTTTTTCTCTGATCATGGAATGCGTTTAACCCGAAATAAGCAATTTCTATATGACGGTGGGATACACGTTCCACTTATTGTTGCTGACTTTAGGGAAAATAAGAAGATTAAAGCAAATTCCAGTAATGATATTTTAATAAGTGGAATTGATTTGGGGCCTAGTTCTCTTGCATTAGCAGGTATATCAATACCACAATATATGGAGGGAAGAGACGTCTTTGTTGAAGATTATAAAGAAAGAGAATTTGTAATTTCAACTAGAGATCGTTGCGATTTTTCAATTGACAGGATACGATCAGTAAGATCAAAAGAGTTTAAATATATTCGTAATTTTCTCACAGATAGACCATATATGCAACCAAGCTATATGGATGCTGATGGAGTTGAATTTGTGAAAGTTATGAAGCAATTGCATGCTGAAAATAAATTGGACTCCATTCAAGATCGATTCATGTCATTAGAGAGGCCTAAAGAGGAATTGTATAATTTGAAAGAAGATCCATTTGAGTTGAACAATCTCGCATCAAATCCTAATTATTCTTCAGAATTATCTAAATATGCTAATGTGCTGAATCAATGGATTGTTGAGACGGATGATCAAGGGCAGTATCCCGAGAATGAAGAAGCTTTAAAGTTAATGCTTGGAATTTGGGGCAAGAATGCAATAAATCCAGAGTATGATCCTTTAAGAGTGAAGTATAAGGATTTTGGTGGATCCTTATATGATTTTAAGAATGCTAGATGGAAAAATGTTAATGTTCCAGTTGAATGATATTAAGTATATAAAATAGAAAAAGCTTGGATCCCCACCCAAGCTTTTCTTCTAACCACTATTTACTAACCTAATCTTTAATCTATGAAAAAACGGTTACCAGCCGTTTACATTACAAACATACCCCAATGTGTCGTTAAGTGCATTTAACAGATGTTAAAGAAATCTAAAAGGATATTTAATTATAGAAATTAGGAGCTAGCAGGTATTTAAACAGAAAAAAGCTTGGATCCCCACCCAAGCTTTTCTTCTAACCACTATTTACTAACCTAATCTTTAATCTATGAAAAAACGGTTACCAGCCGTTTACATTACAAACATACGTCAATGTTTAGTTAAGTGCATTTAACAGATGTTAAAGAAGTCTAAAAGGCGTTTTTTTTATAGAAACTAAAAGCTAGCAGGTATATTAACAGAAAAAGCTTGGATCCCCACCCAAGCTTTTCTTCTAACCACTATTTACTAACCTAATCTAATCTATGAAAAAACTTTTACTCTTTGTTTACATTACAAACATACAACAATGTTTAGTTAAGCGCATTTAACAGATGTTAAAGAAGTCTAAAAGGCGTTTTTTTTATAGAAACTAAAAGTTAGCAGGTATATTAACAGAAAAAGCTTGGATCCCCACCCAAGCTTTTCTTCTAACCACTATTTACTAACCTAATCTTTAATCTATGAAAAACGGTTACCAGCCGTCTACATTACAAACATACGGCAATGTTTAGTTAAGTGCATTTAACAGATGTTAAAGAAGATTAAACATCTGTAGAAAATGGACATAAAAAAACCTGAGTCCCCACTCAGGTTTTCATCTAACCACTATTTACTAACCTAATCTAAAATCTATGAAAATTTATTTTTATTCGCCTCAATATTCTAAATGTACGAAAAAAAGTGATAAACGTTATATTATTGATGTTAAAATTATTTAAAAAGATAGTTTGTGAATAAAAATGTCAATTATTATTATCTAATTTTATGCTTCATAATACAGAACTTTTTATAGCTCGTATAAATTATCTAAATTAGGCCCTTAGCAAAATCTAATACCCTATAGAAGCCCCATGAATGAGTCAGTACTGAATGCCTTAATGAAACTTTTTGCCATTATTGTTGATGAGCAAAAGGTTGGTTTTGAGGTTGCTGCGCATGATGTTGTAGCACATTATCTTGAAAAACAATTTAGTAAGGAATGGCTCGAAATTTACTTGGATAATTTTGATCGCTATTTACTAGAGTCTCATTGTGATGTAGAAAATGAGACTTGTGTGATAAATAAGCACGTTCAGGTTCAAGATGTTTGTGTTAAAATAGCTGAAGAGGTTGATCAGGAACAGAAAGTATGGATCATGCTTCAGTTACTTGAATTTATTGATGAGGCAGAATTCGCTGGTCCCGAGGAGCTTAGTTTAGTAAAGACTGTTTCCAAAACATTTAAGATTTCTAAGGATGAGTTTGAATACAGTCATCAATTTATTTTAGGCGATGAATATTCAATTCCTTTTAATCAGTATTTATTGATTATTGATGCTAATGATAATTTTGAGCATGAAGTAGTAAAGCACATTTTTAGTTCAAAATTACGTGGTCGTGTTTTTGTTCTTCGTATCGAAAGTACCAAGACCTATTTAATTAAGTATTTTGGGGAATACAACTTATTTTTGAATGGGCATAATATAAAATACGATAGACCATATGTTCTTTCCTATGGTTCTGTGGTACGAAGTCATAGAATTGACCCAATTTACTATTCTCAAATTGTATCTGAATTTATAGAGCGTAAAGATCATTCCGACATACGTTTTGTTGCCAAGGATATTGAATTTAAATTTCCAGGGTCGAATAATGGTGTATTTCCAGTTAATTTCCAGGTGAAATCAGGACAACTGATTGGTGTAATGGGAGGTAGTGGTACTGGTAAATCTACCTTGCTAAATGTTTTAAATGGAAATTTGCCTTTAAATCAAGGTGATATTTTTATTAATGGTTACAACTTACATCACGATAAGGAAAAATTAGAAGGTGTAATTGGTTATGTGCCTCAGGACGATCTACTGGTAGAAGAATTAACGGTTTACCAAAATTTATATTATAATGCCAAATTGTGTTTTGATGATGTTTCTGATGAAAAAATAGAGGAAATTATTGACGATACAGTTGAAAGTTTTGATTTGGTTGAAGCACGTGATTTAAAGGTTGGCGATCCAATTAATAAGGTTTTAAGTGGTGGACAAAGAAAGCGACTGAACATTGCCTTAGAATTAATGCGAGAACCATCTATTCTATTTGTTGATGAACCAACTTCAGGCTTGTCTAGTATGGATTCGGAGAAGGTAATGCTATTGCTGAAAAGACAGGTTTTAAAAGGTAAACTGGTAATGTGTAACATTCACCAACCTTCATCTGATATTTTCAAGCTTTTGGATAAGCTTATTATTATGGACACGGGTGGAAAAGTGATTTATTTTGGTAATCCTATCGATGCTGTTGTTTATTTCAAAACACAAAGCCATTACGTTAAGGCAGATGAGAGTGAGTGCTTATCGTGTGGTAATGTAAATTCTGAACAGATATTAAGAATTGTGGAAGCTCGTATGATGAATGAATACGGGAAACAAATAAGGAAGCGTAAGAGAAGTTCTGATGAATGGTATGAATTGTATCAAGAGAAGATTGAATCGAAGCATCCAGTAAAGAAACCAAAACGAAAAAGGCTGATTCCTGCTAATTATTTTAGTATTCCCAAAAGAACAGAGCAGCTGAAAATCTATTTGTCGAGGGATTTAAAAGCAAAAGTAAGCAATAAGCAATACATGTTGATTACGCTATTTGAAGCGCCGATATTAGCTGTGATATTAGGATATTTTACCAAATATATTAGTGGAACAGAAGGTGATTCAAGTGCTTATGTTTTTTCAAATAATGAGAACATTCCATCTTTTATATTTATGGCTGTGGTTGTTTCTCTTTTTCTAGGATTGATTATTTCTGCAGAAGAAATTTTACACGATCGAAGGATCATGAAGAGAGAATCTTTTTTGAATTTAAGTCGCTTTAGTTACTTAAATTCGAAAGTGATCATCATGCTGGTGATATCTGCATTTCAAACTATGTTATTTGTTTTAGTTGCCAACACGATTTTGGAAATTAAGGGATTAACTTGGGAGTATTGGCTTGTTTTATACACTGCTTCGGCCTGTGCCAATATGATTGGTTTAAATTTATCTTCAGCACTAAATACTGTTGTAGCCGTTTATGTATCTATACCTTTCATTTTAGTACCTCAACTTTTGTTTTCAGGTGTAATTGTAAATTTCACAAAATTGCACCCAACCATAACATCTCAAAAATATGTTCCTCTCGTTGGAGATTTAATGACTTCTCGTTGGGCATACGAAGCTTTGGTTGTAGAACAGTTTAAGAATAATGAATTCGAAAGGCAGTTTTTTGATTTGGAACAAGAAATGAGTGAAAATTCGTTTCGCTCTTCTTTCTATATCCCTGAAGTGAAGCAACGTTATCAAAATTGGCTACGAACAGGAGATAAGAAGCAATACAAGTTGTTAAAGAATGAATTTTCAAAATTGGTGCAGGATTATAAAGCCCCTAATGGAATTGAGTATTCAACTACTTATTTGAAAAATTCGTCTGAAGGCTTATTTAAATGGTTGGAAACGATAAAACAAAATGGCTGGTCTAAATACAGCAAAGCATCAAATGAGAGAGATAAAGTATATGCAAACCTTCTAAAAAATTTTGGAGGTAAAGAGCATTTATTTACATACAAACAGAAACATCACAATGAGGCGATTGAGCAAATTGTGCTGAATCGAAGGGAGTTAAATAAAATTATTGATTACAAAGGTGAATTAATTCAATTGAAAGATCCTATTTTTCAAATACCAGAGAATAAAACGGGACGTGCCCAATTATATGCCTCTAGAAAACGTATTGGAGATTATTTAGTTGATACCTTTTGGTTTAATGTTTTAATTGTTTGGCTTACAAGTTTGTTTTTTTATTTTACACTTTATTTTGATGTGCTAAGAAGAGCATTACTATTCTTCGAAATTCTGTGGGTTAAGATATTACCTGATGGCCACATTCTAATAACACGAAAACGTCAGAAATAATATACAGAGGTTGATTTAAATCAGCCTCTTTTTTTGCATTTAAATTTCTCAACTAAGAATCATTCTTAATATCGCTATAGTGTAATAAAAAAACGTTTACATGTGATGTTTTGTACGTATTTGGTCATTCTTGTGCCTTATTTTTGTAGTAAAGCATTATGGGTAGAATTACACAAATACAAAGCATGTCTCTTCACGATGGACCAGGAATAAGGACAACTGTTTTTATGAAAGGTTGTAACATGCGTTGTACTTGGTGTCATAACCCAGAAACATGGAGGCATAGCAAACAAATTCAGTTTCTTGAAGATAAATGCATTGATTGCAAAGCTTGTCATCAAGCATCACTTCAATCAGAATTCACTCCAAATTTATTGGTGAAGCCTAATCAATTTTCAATTTCAGAATTGATTACAATTTCAGAATCATGTTATACAGGAGCTTTAGAGCTTATAGGTAAAGATGTGTCTTTAGATGATGTAATGAAAGCTGTTGAGAAGGATTGTGAATTTTTTGAAGAATCGGGTGGAGGAATTACCATTTCGGGAGGAGAACCATTGTTACAAGCTGAATTTGTGATCGAAATATTCAAAAAATGCAAGGAGAGGGGAATTCACACTGCTATTGAAACCAACTTGCATTCAAACACCGAATTAGTTGAACGTGTAGCCGAATATACCGACCTGTTTATGGTAGATATTAAATTGTGGAATTCCGAATTGCACAAGAAATGGACAGGCTTGGGAAATGAATTGGTTCTAAAAAATATCAAAGCATTAAATGACTTAGGTAAATCCTTAATCATTCGTACACCGGTTATTCCTGGAGTGAATGATAATGTTAAAGAATTGAGCGCAATTGCTGATTTTGTTAGCGAATTGGATTGTTTGATAAACTATGAACTTTTGCCATACCATAGTCTAGGAAATGGAAAATACAAAGCTTTAGGCATAGAAGATCAAATGCCAAATTTTGATCAGCTAAGTAAAGACCACTTTGAACAATTACAGAAAGAAGTGGCTAAACTGTGTAAGAAATTTAAAAAGAATTTAGAATAGGTATCATGAAGACAAAGTACGACTATAGAATTGCGGCCTTGAAAGAAAGGAAACTGAATCAAACTGATAATAAGATTCAAGTTGAAGGTTTGTTGGATGAGGATGATTATGGAAGAATTGTACCACCTAAAGAGGGCGCTTGGGAAATTATACCTAACCATGAAGATGGTTCATTTTATGGCGTAAAAGCTTGGACTGATAACTTCTGTGATTTGATGCAAAAGCATCCAACCTACGTTGATCCTAATGATGCATTTGCAGGAAGATGGATGTACTTCATGTCTAAAATGAGACCAAATCTATTTAATCCTGATTATTCTTACGATCACTTAAAGCCAGAAATTGAAAAGTACAATATTATAGATGGTATTGGTTTTGATGCTCATTTTGCACCTGATTACGAGTTAGGATTACAATTAGGATGGGGTGGTATTCTTAATAAAATTAGGAAATATAGAGATTTAAATGCCAAAGATGAAGAAACTAGATTGTTTTATGATTCTCATGAACGAGCTGTACTAAGCATTCAGGTTTGGATCAAAAATACAATTGAAGAAATAAAAAGAAAGCTTCAGCTTGAGAAAGATGAGGCATTAAAGGCAAATCTTGAAGAAATGCTTGTAGTAAATCAAAATGTATTAAATGATGCTCCACAAACATTCAGAGAAGCTTGCCAATGGATGATTTGGTATCACCTTTCTTCAAGAACCTACAATCGTGATGGTGCAGGCGGACAGTTAGATACGCTTTTGTATCCATTTTATTTGAAAGATAAAGAGGAAGGAATTCTCGATGATGAAGCTGCAATTTATCAGCTTGCATGTTTCTTAATAAATGACCCTATTTATTGGCAAATGGGAGGACCAGATGGTAAAGGTGGTGATATGACAAATCATCTTTCTTATTTGATTCTAGAAGCTGGTGATAAGGTGAATACTTCGCTGAATTTAACCATTCGTGTTCATGATAAGTTAGATCAGAATTTTTTGAGAAAATCAGTTGAACTTCTGATTAAAAATAAGAATGCATGGCCTCGTTATTCAGGAGATAAAGCGCTTGTAGAAGGTTATATGAAGAATGGTTACGAAGAGGAATCAGCTAGAAAGAGAATTGCTGTAGGTTGCAATTGGATGTCTCTTCCCGGATTGGAATATACCATGAATGATTTGGTGAAAATCAATGTTGGTAGAGTTTTTCAAGTGGCATATAATGAAATGTTGGAGGGTGGATTTGAAAATGCTTCAACGGAGAAATTGTATTCTATTTTTAATAAACATTTAATTCGTGGAGTAAAAGTTACTGCTGATTGTATTCGATTTCAATTGGAACATCAAAGATATAATGAGCCTGAGTTATTATTGAACTTACTAAGTTACGGTCCTTTAGAAAAAGGATTGGATGCAAGTGCAGGTGGAGCGGAATATTATAATCTTGCAATTGATGGAGCTGGATTGGCAACAATTGCAGATTCGTTTGCAGCATTAGAGCAAAGAATTGAGGATGAAGGAAAAATTACTTGGGAAGAATTGGATTATCATTTGAAAGGCAATTGGGACGGAACTGATGGAGAGAGAATTCGTCAGTTAATGAATCGAAGCGATCGTTATGGTCAGGTTGATTCACGTGGAGATATTTGGGCGAAAAAGATTTCTAAAGAGTTTACCACTTTGGTAAAAAATGAATCTGATATGGAAAAAGGACATTGTTTTATTCCGGGTTGGTTTTCATGGGCAAATACAGTTGGTTTAGGTCAAGCTCTTGAGGCAACACCTAATGGTAGATTTGCCAAAGCGCCAATTTCTCACGGTGCAAATCCACACCCCGGATTTTCAAATGATGGAGCAGCAACAAGTATGGCTAAGTCGATTGCTCAAATTCAACCAGGTTATGGAAATACTGCGCCAATGCAATTAGAGTTAGACTTGTCCATGGCAAAAGGTGATCAGGTAGATAATTTTATTGCCTTAATTAAGACACACTTCAAGCTAGGGGGAACATTGATTAATGTGAACATTGTAGATCAGAAGAAAATATTAGCGGCTCACAAAAATCCTTCTCAGTATCCCGATTTAGTAGTTCGTATTACTGGATTTACAGCATATTTTGCAATGCTAACACCTGAATTTAGACAGTTGGTTGTCGATCGTATTATAGAGAATTAAGATGAAAGACATAAAATTAATGCAAGAATACAGACATAAGGGAGAAGGTTTTTCTCCCCTGTATATTAGTGGTGAATGGCAGGTCGCTCAAATTAATTACATCCAAAATCAAGAAATTGGTAATATAAAAAGCCTTGATATACATTTTAAGACCGATGAACTATTTGTACTTTTAAAAGGAAGTGCCATATTGATTGCCGCGGAAAGAAAAGATAACAATTTTGTTTCTTATGAAATGACTTTTATGAAAGAAGGAATTGTGTATAATATACCTAAAATGGTTTGGCACAATATTGCTTTGCTCGAAGATGCCGAAGTATTGATTTTTGAAGATAAGAACAGCCATTTGGGAGAATATGAAATTGTAAATCTTAGCAT
This window of the Labilibaculum sp. DW002 genome carries:
- a CDS encoding glycoside hydrolase family 97 protein, yielding MRKLICFLSMFILITTVNAKDYQLKSPNQKINITVHTNGEIKFSVGHEQNLFVAPTVIAMELKRGLSLGVNPVVIKKYTNSVSREIRPEVREKNEIVIENYNEIKLSFKQNFDLVFRAYDNGIAYRFETRFPAEITVKSETGKYHFPDNKLVYWPKEKSFHSNNQVYYDFTSLGELSSKDLGSLPVLMTSENAPSILIGETDLEDYPGMWFNGAEGNSLVSTFPAYPDKTEQIKDRDVFVRTRMNYIAKTEGTRTFPWRYVAIAENDGDLITNQLSWLLADENVIKDPSWIKPGKIAWDWWNANNIYGVDFRAGINTETYKYYIDFAADYGLEYIIMDEGWYELGDLLKIVPEIDMEDLTAYAKEKGVGIILWVVWKTLDDQLEVALDQFQKWGIKGIKVDFMDKDDQWMVNYYHKIARESAKRELLVDFHGSYKPAGIRRKYPNVLTREGVNGGEQYKWSMRQTPEHNLTTPFSRMVAGPMDYTPGAMRNAQKKDYKPIFDTPMSMGTRCHQLGMYVVYESPLQMLCDNPSNYKKEPECMEFLSAVPAVWDETKVLNAKIADYITLARRTGKEWYIGAMTDWDKRELSFDLSFLAKGKYKMILYRDGDNADRNAIDYKKEIKTVDKSSKLKIHLAPGGGWVARIVPLK
- a CDS encoding sulfatase family protein is translated as MSYFKNSSLIILLIVAQSFIACKQEAKIDEKPNVLWICLEDTAPLLSCYGTTIIETPNIDKLASKGEIFTNAFMPAPVCSASRSSVITGMMSTTLGLHNHHSSRTVESAIYLPDTISTIPEIFKKNGYFTFNNGKDDYNFTYDRRDLYDQDYSYHPLYGKSGKRIDLSVLKDKGPFFGQIQLYGGKEIFSSKFKERVKSPVNREKIKLPPYLPNHPAIIEEYANHLDAIQITDGRLGEILTNLKENGLLNNTIIFFFSDHGMRLTRNKQFLYDGGIHVPLIVADFRENKKIKANSSNDILISGIDLGPSSLALAGISIPQYMEGRDVFVEDYKEREFVISTRDRCDFSIDRIRSVRSKEFKYIRNFLTDRPYMQPSYMDADGVEFVKVMKQLHAENKLDSIQDRFMSLERPKEELYNLKEDPFELNNLASNPNYSSELSKYANVLNQWIVETDDQGQYPENEEALKLMLGIWGKNAINPEYDPLRVKYKDFGGSLYDFKNARWKNVNVPVE
- a CDS encoding ATP-binding cassette domain-containing protein codes for the protein MNESVLNALMKLFAIIVDEQKVGFEVAAHDVVAHYLEKQFSKEWLEIYLDNFDRYLLESHCDVENETCVINKHVQVQDVCVKIAEEVDQEQKVWIMLQLLEFIDEAEFAGPEELSLVKTVSKTFKISKDEFEYSHQFILGDEYSIPFNQYLLIIDANDNFEHEVVKHIFSSKLRGRVFVLRIESTKTYLIKYFGEYNLFLNGHNIKYDRPYVLSYGSVVRSHRIDPIYYSQIVSEFIERKDHSDIRFVAKDIEFKFPGSNNGVFPVNFQVKSGQLIGVMGGSGTGKSTLLNVLNGNLPLNQGDIFINGYNLHHDKEKLEGVIGYVPQDDLLVEELTVYQNLYYNAKLCFDDVSDEKIEEIIDDTVESFDLVEARDLKVGDPINKVLSGGQRKRLNIALELMREPSILFVDEPTSGLSSMDSEKVMLLLKRQVLKGKLVMCNIHQPSSDIFKLLDKLIIMDTGGKVIYFGNPIDAVVYFKTQSHYVKADESECLSCGNVNSEQILRIVEARMMNEYGKQIRKRKRSSDEWYELYQEKIESKHPVKKPKRKRLIPANYFSIPKRTEQLKIYLSRDLKAKVSNKQYMLITLFEAPILAVILGYFTKYISGTEGDSSAYVFSNNENIPSFIFMAVVVSLFLGLIISAEEILHDRRIMKRESFLNLSRFSYLNSKVIIMLVISAFQTMLFVLVANTILEIKGLTWEYWLVLYTASACANMIGLNLSSALNTVVAVYVSIPFILVPQLLFSGVIVNFTKLHPTITSQKYVPLVGDLMTSRWAYEALVVEQFKNNEFERQFFDLEQEMSENSFRSSFYIPEVKQRYQNWLRTGDKKQYKLLKNEFSKLVQDYKAPNGIEYSTTYLKNSSEGLFKWLETIKQNGWSKYSKASNERDKVYANLLKNFGGKEHLFTYKQKHHNEAIEQIVLNRRELNKIIDYKGELIQLKDPIFQIPENKTGRAQLYASRKRIGDYLVDTFWFNVLIVWLTSLFFYFTLYFDVLRRALLFFEILWVKILPDGHILITRKRQK
- a CDS encoding glycyl-radical enzyme activating protein, whose product is MGRITQIQSMSLHDGPGIRTTVFMKGCNMRCTWCHNPETWRHSKQIQFLEDKCIDCKACHQASLQSEFTPNLLVKPNQFSISELITISESCYTGALELIGKDVSLDDVMKAVEKDCEFFEESGGGITISGGEPLLQAEFVIEIFKKCKERGIHTAIETNLHSNTELVERVAEYTDLFMVDIKLWNSELHKKWTGLGNELVLKNIKALNDLGKSLIIRTPVIPGVNDNVKELSAIADFVSELDCLINYELLPYHSLGNGKYKALGIEDQMPNFDQLSKDHFEQLQKEVAKLCKKFKKNLE
- a CDS encoding pyruvate formate lyase family protein is translated as MKTKYDYRIAALKERKLNQTDNKIQVEGLLDEDDYGRIVPPKEGAWEIIPNHEDGSFYGVKAWTDNFCDLMQKHPTYVDPNDAFAGRWMYFMSKMRPNLFNPDYSYDHLKPEIEKYNIIDGIGFDAHFAPDYELGLQLGWGGILNKIRKYRDLNAKDEETRLFYDSHERAVLSIQVWIKNTIEEIKRKLQLEKDEALKANLEEMLVVNQNVLNDAPQTFREACQWMIWYHLSSRTYNRDGAGGQLDTLLYPFYLKDKEEGILDDEAAIYQLACFLINDPIYWQMGGPDGKGGDMTNHLSYLILEAGDKVNTSLNLTIRVHDKLDQNFLRKSVELLIKNKNAWPRYSGDKALVEGYMKNGYEEESARKRIAVGCNWMSLPGLEYTMNDLVKINVGRVFQVAYNEMLEGGFENASTEKLYSIFNKHLIRGVKVTADCIRFQLEHQRYNEPELLLNLLSYGPLEKGLDASAGGAEYYNLAIDGAGLATIADSFAALEQRIEDEGKITWEELDYHLKGNWDGTDGERIRQLMNRSDRYGQVDSRGDIWAKKISKEFTTLVKNESDMEKGHCFIPGWFSWANTVGLGQALEATPNGRFAKAPISHGANPHPGFSNDGAATSMAKSIAQIQPGYGNTAPMQLELDLSMAKGDQVDNFIALIKTHFKLGGTLINVNIVDQKKILAAHKNPSQYPDLVVRITGFTAYFAMLTPEFRQLVVDRIIEN